AGCACTCTctgatcattttttaaatttctttattggggaattaatactttacattcaacagtaaatacaatagtttgtacatgtaacatttcccagttttccatataacaatacactaggtcctctgtcatccttcttggatctgtatactccccacccacccaccccagagtcttttactttggtgcaatacaccaactccagttcaggttcttcttgtgttttcttttctgatcttgtttttcaacttctgcctgagagtgagatcatcccatattaattcttctgtttctgacttatttcacttaacatgaatttttcaaggtccatccaagatgggctgaaaacggtgaattcaccatttttaatagctgagtagtatatatatataccacaacttgctcagccactcatctgttgttggacacctgatcttttttttttttaactgagaaagagacaaagagggagagatactgaaGCACTGGAGTTTTCTCCGGTATTATGGCACATTCCTTGTGGTGTCAGAACTTGAATCTGGgcttcacacatggcaaggcacacacctcACCTAACTAAGCTATGTCACTAAGCTATCACAGGGAACAGAACTTTGTCCTCTCCTTATGCATGATCCTGTCCATTGAGACAGGCTTTTTGGATAACAAGAAAAGAAGTTAGAATCTTCATCTCCTAGGAGACTTCTGGCATCCTTAAtacaaatcttttaaatttttaaaaatatttatttattccctttttgctgcccttgtggttttattgttgtaattattattgttgttgttgatgtcattgttgttggatagaacacaaagaaatggagagaggaggagaagacagagggctggggaagacatatagacacctgcagacctgcttcaccacttgtgaatcaactcccctgcaggtgggggccaggggctcaaactgggatccttacactggttcttgtgctttgcgccacctgtgcataacctgctatgctactgcccgactcccagtacaaatctttttttcttctttattggggagattaatggtttacagttgacagtaaaatataggtatttgtacatgtgtaacatttctcagttttccacataacactctaaccccccacctaggttctcttcttcttcttctagcatttgcccttcttccatagccagtcaacagcgtcaggttgagcctgatgtaaagtttcgagacctcctttgaatctggagaggtggcagtcgttgactatgtgggtcatagtctgtctggagccgtaggggcagttcgggtcgtctctggctccccagcgatggaacatagcggcgcaccggccatggcctgtttgatagcgattgaggagggcccaatcataacgtgctagggcaaagccgggttgacgcttgcaggggtctgtgatgaggtgtttgttctttacctcagctgactgccaactctgtttccaagagactggaacagagaagttcagtgtaggcgtaggggaccagattgggtgacgagatgtcaagcgttggacagggtgggcgaagatatccgtgtatattggcaggtccggtcgagcgtagacgtgggaaatgaacttagatgatgccgcattccgacgaatatctggcggggcgctgttgctaagaactggcagccatggaaccggggtggaacagatggttctcTTCTGCtatcatgttacaggacctggACACTCCCTCCACCCTcagtgtcctttttttaaaaaaaaaaattatttatttattttaacgagagtgctgctcaactctggttaatCATGgtgtgggcattgaacctgggactttgaagcctcaggcatgagcgtgtgtttgcatatccattatatatctcccccgccccctagtgtcctttactttggtgcaatacaccaaaatgcAGATCACGCATGTGTCCCAAGCTTGTCTTCCCAGCTGTGGTTTGCTTTATACATGTGTGCAAGAAGacaaaaaagcaaacacacacacacacacacacacacacacacacacacacacagttcttaTGTACCCATCCAGCAGGTgagaatacacatacacacagacacaggaaCTTACTGACTTGGGTGGTGTGAACACTGATGGGCTACAGAGAAAAACGCCATGCCTGGGCCTGCTGAGCGCCTGGTTCCCCTTTTCACCTTCACACGCTAACAAACAAGAGTTCCCTTTCCAGGAGGTTTGCTCTGAGGCCTTAGGAACCTGCTCAGAGCAGGGCTCACTAGCTGAGCTGTGCCCTTGTGCTTCTGTGTCCCCCACAACttctctaccccacccccacacttacACCCTGCTGCAGGAGTCTTTGGACCTGCCTTCCCATCAAGCATCACTCAGTGTGGATTTGCAACATGTTTCCAATAGGAGGCACTCccttcactgcttcaccacagttTGTAGCTAAGCTGGTAGAATCTGCTGGCAAAAGAAGTATTTATTTGGATTGGGAAAACAGTGGGAGAAACAAACACTATACATGTCCACAAGCCACCAAACTGTCAAATCGTGGACTCTAGGCATTGCAAATGATTTAAGATGGTTTATCTAAAATAGTTACCCCATTAACTTTGCGTCCCTGAAGACATGTGCTCCCCTCCTTCAATGTATTCAACACTCAAAGCTGAAGACCCCCAGGGACAGGAAAATCATCTCCCCcaacctcctttttcttttttttttaaatattattaataatttagtattgatttacaaaattatgagacaacaggggtataattccacacctttcccaccactagagttctgtgtccctattccctccaccagaaactgcattagttctcccaagatcacagatacaggttgactattctttctataactatctatatttgcatatattttcctttttcccccctatggttcttccttctcttcctttcttttttaaatatatatttatttatttggatagagacagccagaaatcaagagagaaggggtgatacagagggagagacagagagacacctgcatcactgcttcaccatttgcaaagctttctccctgcaggtgggggctgtgggctcaaacctaggtccttgggcactgtaacatgtgcacttaaccaggtgcaccaccacccggccttctcttcctttctaagttacacctactacttctgagtgtcctttcccCACTCCTCACCCCTCAActccacccctcttttttttttttcctcttctccctccgggtcctgatggaattggagttcagatgcctctggccatcttccacctgatatttctctccctctggaccaaaattctttttggggtgcagaagacaggaattctggcttctgtaattgcttctccactggacatgggcattggctggcaGGTCatatatacccccagcctgtttctatctttccctagtgcaaaTCACCTTTTTCATCTGGGGACAGTACAGGGGCAGGGGGCACATTCTTCTCCATTTTGTGTTAATGTTTGTCTCCCTGGAAtgttctctccttttatgtcagAGAGAGTTTCAAAAGTCAATTCACTAAAGAAGTGGACACAAGGGAACAACAGCCCTGCCACTCTCTTCACCTTCTCcagcatggggggtgggggtggggctatgCTGGTGCCTCTGGCCTCTGGCCCAGCTGGGGTTCAGCTTGCAGAGCCAGCTGGCCTTTCTCCAGGCAGTGTTGTGAGTGTGCACCCTTGGCTGTAGGCTTTACCTCTGCATCAACCAGTTGGGCGTTATCTGAGGCCTAAGGGTCCTGAAAACGCCAACTCTGCCACCTTAAAACTGGGGTTTGAAAACATTAATtctgcaataaagaaattaaaaaacaaaacaaaactggggtTTGGCCTCATCACAGATTTTGTTCAGTTTGGGGTCATGTTGTAATCTTCAGAAGCCTTGCCCCAGATTCTCACTTGTCCTGTGACCCTGGTGACATTCCGGGAATGCTCTGCCCACTTGGGGGAGGAACCCCTGCCTGGAACTTTGCTCAGTTCGGGGCACAGTCCGAGGGTTCAGAGAACAGGAAAGGCTTCCATATGCCACCAAGAACCAAGGCTGCACAGCCACACATGGTAGGTCTCCTGGGTCACTACAGGGGTCCAGGGCCTCAGGGCATGGGGGAGTCTGGTCTAGAGTCCTGGGTGGGGGCAAGAGAAAGACTGGCTATTCCTCTCAAGCTTCAGAGCCTGCCCCCACTCCAGGCAGGACCATGGCCCCTGCTCTGGTAGAGAAGCCCCCAAAGGCGTCagttgtgtgtgtggaggggtacTGGGCTGGGGCAGGAGGCAGGTGACAGGAGTGGAGAGGGTTCTCTGATGAAGGTGGCCTTAGAGCGATAGCGGGTGTGTTGTCCAGGTTGGCCTGAGTGGCTCTTGCTTGTGCTTATGCTCCAGCCTGATTACCAATAGCTtcccttctttaaaaattttttaaaaattatcttatttatttatttttagtgaaagagggatacagagagaaagatacacagagagctaccagagcactgctcagttctggcttgtggtggagctggggactgaacctgggattttggagcctcaggcttgaaagtcttttgcataaccattatgctgtctccccagccctgaatttttttaaaaaattatttgatagagacatagaaactaagaagggaaggggagatagagggaaagagagagatccctgcatccctgcttcaccacttgagaagctttccccctgcagatggggaccagggacttgaacctgggtcctttcacactgtaatatgtgtgcttagccaggtgcatcactgtctgACCCCCAATAGCTCCCCTTCTATCACCTTCAGTGTCCTGATGTGAAAGGTAAATACACAGTGACCTGTCTAGGGATAAAGTATGTATTAGCTACTTTCTTTCCCCCAAAAAGATTAATTGGATATACatatatccaatatatatatatatatatatatatatatatatatatatatatcttatctctctctctctctctctctatatatatatatatatatatagagagagagagagagagagagagggagccagagaatcactttggcacatatggtGCCAgatatcaaacctgggacctcatacaagcaagttcagtgctttatccactgtgctacctcttagGCCATTGGATTTACTATTGtaatttgttgatttatttatttaggatagagggtgagacagagagagagagaaagggagagagacagagaaaaggagagacacttgttgcactgctctaccacttgtgaagctatccctgcTGCTTTACAAGATGATACACAGGGgtagtgaacctgggtccttgtgcattgtaatgtgtgtgctctactgggagtGTCACCAGTCAGCTGGTCCCAGATTTGTTATCTtaaaattgaactcaggacttcaggccGAGGAGGGTCTACCCACTGCCTACCTCCCAGGTGCCAAATATGTGGTTTGTCCACACTGAATAACCCTCCAGCTCTCTGTGAACAGCAACGGGGAGTCCTGCAAGTCAATTCAGTTCTGATACTAACTACTGGGACTTCATGTAGACTGCAACAGGAAGGTCTCAGTCCTAAAAGACGGGCCTCCCTCTCCGATAACTTCAGATGCCAACCATGTCATGGGTGTTCAGGTTACGCACATTGTTCTGGACATAGGATAAGGCCTGGAGGGGTCCCAAGCACAGAAGCTTCTTGCCCCTTCTGGGAATGTGAATTTTCTTAGCACCCAGAGGCTCTCCAAAAGCCCTCCGTCCAGGTTTGGATGGAGACCCTGCTAGCTAGGCGCGATTGAGCAAGCCATTGGCCTCTTTTGGTGAACTTCAGCCTCACCCCgtcttctccctgaaggtggggatgagATTTCCAGCCCACTAATCCCATGGCTGTCTCCTTCGACAGCTAGTCCTCATCAGCAAACTCTGTAGGTGAGCCCCATAAACACAGATGAAAGAGGGAATACAATAATACACGAATAACAAAAGACACCCGACTCTTACCACTCAGGGGATCCCCAGGTGTGTGGAAACTCTGTGCACTGaatctttgttttcctttagaTTATCATTGGGTTCAtcgctctgagctgacttttgagataaataaaaagagataggGGGTGGGGCTAGGCAATGGCGATCCGGGttagcacatagcacaaagcacaaggacccacacagggatTCCAGTctgagaccccggctcctcacctgcaaggaggtcgcttcacaaactgtgaagcaggtctgcaggtgtctgttttttttctctctctctccctcccttctccatttctctctgtcttatccaatagagagagagagagagagagaggcacatgggagtggggtggggtttccttcagtgtggtgggggccaggctcaaacttgggttgtgtaCGTGACAGAGCCAGTCCTGTGCTGTGTACAGGTACGGTACTGTGCTGGCTGTATATTCCTTATTCTATTCTAATGTTAAAGGAGAAAAACCAATGTTGagaccagggaaatagctcacttttgATATTGTGCACTTTGTCACGTGCACAGTCCAGGTTAGAGCCtagcctctatttttttttctttattcgaggggattactggtttactgtcaacagtaaaatacagtagtttgtacatgtgtaacatttctcagttttctacataacaatctaAACCCCCCAccagttcctcctctgccatcatgttccaggacctgaaccccccaccccaccctacactccagagtcttttactttggtgcaatgcaccaactccagtccaagtttggttttgtgctttcccttctgttctttttctcttctttttaaaaatcttctatatatacatatatatatatatttattatttgctattggatagagacagagagaagttgagaggagagggggagacaaggagagagagacagagagacacttgcagtcctgcttcaccacttgtgaagtttcccctttgcaggtggaggccagggacttgaacctgggtccttgtgtactataatgtgtgcttttaaccaggtgtcccaccacctggtTCGGCCCACTGTTCTTTCAGCTAACACAGTGTATGCCTGCCTGTGCTGTCATTTAGGCAGTATCAGTGTTATTTTGTTCTCTGTGTACAAATATAGAACTGAGAGCGAGTTCCCAGCTTGGGATGCTCTGGGCAGGAAGGCTGGGGGCCCAGCTTGGGTCTGACAGACTCAGTCACCTGGCTTGTCTTCTTgggttgagaggaagggaggtggATCCAGGCGGCAGTAGGTCTTTCTAGGGGACCTGGGTGAGGCTGCCAAAGACTCCAGATGAGCTTGGGAAACACCTCTTCTTGCCTACAAAGTGGCAGAGGCCAGCTCTGGAGGCAGAGTAGACAGACTCAAGCAGCctggagagtgggggtggggtggtggtggatccTGAGTCCCTGCCACCTTGTCACCACCTGGGAGAACTGAGCATCAGCTCTATGGGGGCTGACAGACTGGCCTGTGGCATGTAGAAATGTAGCAGCCCCAGAGCAATTTGAGAAGAGGAAAGAGCTCATTTGCAGCAGTTTCACTAAATGTTGGCTTGCTGCAAGTATGGAACATTTTAGTAGGCATCTCCTGATCTCGGCACAAACATAGCAACATAGCAGTGGTTTCCTAAACGCAAAGCATAAATCCTTTGGCTGTTCTCCCACTCTGCCCCGTGCCTCCACGGAGCTCCTTCATCCAGAGTCCCCTAGAGACCTGCATTCGTGAAGGTTGGTTGGGGCCCAAATCCAGAGTTCTCTGGCCAGAGTCATCAAACTCTGTGCTCCTCTACACTCAGGACAGGACAATTACATGTTTCCCTTAGcttgggggaaagaggcagaaaaGTGCTGCAGAGAAGCATCTCCTTGGCCCACAAGGGGGCGGTCAGATGACCTCATTAGATTTTCCATTGCTCACTGTTGTGATGACTCCACAACAGAGGGAGGCTAGCCTGAACCCTGCACAGCCAAGACCCCAAAGCTTGGAGCACCCCCACTCTTGCCACTGTCTGGATAGGGAAGCCTCATGGCTCCACAGGGAGCTCTTTCTTGAGTCTTGGAGATCCACTTCTTAGCTATTCTCTCTCTGACCAGGGCCTGACCCTCTGGGACCTTTGTTTCCTTGTTTTGAGTGCTTACAGATGTGCTCCAAGATCCAAAATATCTGATGAGAGTTTTGggccttatggggggggggagaggacagCATCCACAGCtcagccccccaacacacacatcagagagcccctcccacccccttcctcGCCTTGCCAAAGTCAAAGCCAACGTATCCACATTTGATTTTCACtgctaacattttttttattcaagCCACGAATCCTCAAGTTACTTCCTTTGTTGGCAATCTGTAAAGTGCAGTATTCCCCAGTGCCAGTGAATTGGAAATTTGAGGCATAAGCTAAACCAGAAAAGAGGGGCTTCTCAGAATGGTTTAGCAGGTGAGATCCCTTTTCTCCATAAGGCTTTAGtattgctttctttaaaaaaatttttttttatttgtaataagGAGAAAGtatgagaccagagcattgctcagctttgagaTGTGGTggcgccaggaattgaacctgcagtCTTGGGTATGAAAGTCTGCTGAGCTACTTCTGCAGTATCCCCCCCAGTTTtagcttttttttcatttttgtacccccatttttctttttctttcttttttttttggtcccattGTTTCTGGCAGGAATAATCAGGGAAAGCAGGAGACCTGGGTTCTAACCAAAGTCCTGCTGAGGCACCCCAGGTTTGGGTATATGTATGTGGGAGGGGGTTGTCTGGCTGTCTTCATAGGGGGCTTCCAGTTGGTCTTAGGGCCCTCATCTCCACTGGGGTCTACTCCAGAGCAACAGTTTTCTGGTCTTTGAGAACTAAGGACCAAAAAGTCTAGCAAGGACGGGCCTGATGTGTGGACATCATTGGGGCGTTCTGACAAATAGGAGTGCTCCCTTCTCGCTCGTAGGAGGTGGGGGCTGATTCATTCTGAGCTTCCCAGAAGAAGACAACTCTGCCTTCAGCTGCTCAGTGGCAGGTAAAGACCCCCCAGCCTCCACACCCCCAGACCTATGGCTGTGCCATAGGAGCTCTGTGCCAGGTGCTGACAGAGCTGTGAAGCTGCCATCTTTCCCACAGAAAGGAAGACCAGGACCACACATCACCTATACCAGCTGCTAAGATGGGGAGACATTCTGTAGATGTCTTTGGGGGGCCAGGGAGTGTGTCTCTCCAAATCCCTAGGGTCAGCCTTAGCGTCAGCCCAGAGGTCaggggagactgggcagtggccaTGGCATCTGTCTCAGGTTACAGCTAGATTTTGGAACCTCCTGCCCTGCGGTCAGAGAACCAAGAAGATTCTGAAGGCTGGTCCGTTCTCCTCTTATGTCCTGGGTATACAGACCACTGTTGCTGTGTAGAGCCTTTCCCTATGTCACGCAAAACCCATTTCCCATGACTTACTCAGCATCAGTCTGGGTACAGGAGGGGCCTTCATGGACAGAAACACTTTCTCAGGGAAAATTGTCCCTTCTTTATTGGTTAttcagcagaaaaaaaattctggaaaaaGTGAGCTAATTGAGTATCTGAATGGGAGGAGGGTGCGGGTAACTTGCATCAGCACTGTGTTTGCTTGGGGACTTTTGCTTATGCAGTCTTTTGGCCCCAAGTGAAATTCTTCAGTAAAAGAAGCAACCAGCAGAGGGCAGAAGATGTATCCACTTAAGTGCTAGGGacccatttgtgtgtgtgtattggtatATATCAATATTACATATACTCCTAGATTCAACTTGTTTATTGAAATTtgtcggcaaacgctagaagaagaagaattgaaatTTGTTGAAAATTTATGCCTCTGTTGAAagataatctttaaaatattttattagtgatttaaggaCAGGTAAATTAAAATAGACAAGTAAACAAAACCCAGTTAGGGTTATATGAgaatcttctttcttccttactctctctctctttgccttttcttccttctttttatccctctctcctttctttttatccctACATTCCCACTTCTTTCTCATCTTATTCCATcccatctcatctttttttttaattgggggttaatagtttacagttaataaaatatagtaataaaaaatacagtagtttgtataggtataacatttctcagtcttccacatagcaattcaactccctctaggctctgctctgccatcaagttccaggacctggaacccccccccccccatcatttacttcagtgcaatacaccagttcatTTACTTcatttacttcagtgcaatacactagttcaggttctgctttatgttttcttatttttcagcctcttttttctttctttattattggtgatttgatattgatGAACAAGatcgtgggataagaggggtgaaattcatGCAGTTCTCACTACTAGGgtaccacatcccatcccctccattagaagcttccttattctttatccctttgagagtatggaccaaagatctctgagGGGCACAAAAAGTCAgagttttggcttctataattgcttctctgctggacacgggcactggcaggtcaatccataccctagcctgtctctctctttccctagtggggcagggctctggagaggtgggttccaAGACCATCCTTTTTGATAAAGCCAAATGTAATTTAAGTGTATTGTGACATTCCTTCCATTTTGGTGTTCTGTGATGATGGTGATTGACAACCTTAAACAGTTGTTAATGTTGTTTGTTAACTGTTTATTTGATGCCAGTCTAACCCCTCTAACTTCTACCTACATTTCCTGCTTGTGATGACCTAGTATGGCAGACACTGTAATCAGCACACTTTACAGATGTGGGCACTAAAGCACAAATGGATTAAGCAACACACCCAAGGTGACATGGCTAGAACATGAtggagctgggatttgaacctgtggtACTTGGACCACAATGCAAATAATGATATGAGTGAGAGCTCCTGTGACTTGGGATGCAAAATATATAATTCTACAGAGGCTACTACACCCCACTTATCCACACCCCTCCCTCCTAATCATCCTGAAACCTAGCCTTTTAATGTACCACTTCTCAATTCTCTCATGTTGGGAAACACGTAACAAAGATAGGACAAGCAGTAAAATACACTTAGAAGCTCCAGCACCAATGTATGAGCTGTGGAGAGAAGCTGGTATATGAGGAGACCAATGCACCAGCAGAACAGCTCACCTAgcaagtgcacctgctttgcaaggagtatgacccaggttcaagcccagcaccactgcactgggggacaTCTTGGTGTTGTGGTACTTTTCCCTCTCTgactttggctctctctctctaaatatattatttattttattttaatgagacaaacacagagagcccggagtactgctcagctctggcttatggtggtgctggcgattgaacctgggacttcagagcctcaagcatgaaaattttttgcataaccactatgctgtctccccagccctgtctttctctttctttatgaaaaagttgcctggagtggtgaagccctaatgacaacaacaacacaaaatctcaggcccaaCAACAACTGGAGAGGTTGCTCAACTGGTAGACTATAAGACTTACATGCGTGAAATCctgttttctctcactctctctctctctctctctccctttctttctctttctctcaaaagaaATGAACACATCTGGGATAAAAGAAAGTCAGGTATGTAGCTCAGTGCTTTAACAGATATGTGGGGTCCAGTCTGTTTGTGCAAAGCATGTGGCCATGGGCAGCCTACTGACCAACAGCTGAGTGCATATCTGGCTGTGTGTCCTGCTGCCCTGGATAAGGCCCCATTTGTGTGTTCTCTTCCCCTTGGACCTAGGACATGTTGCTTGGGGCCTGGCTGTTTGGGGCCTGCCTCCTACTCCTGCCCAGACCCACCCAGCTCTGCCCTGCTGGGTGTGACTGCTTCCTGAGGGAGGTCTTCTGCACAAATGAAACATTGGCCACTGTCCCGCTGGATATCCCCCCGCGGGCCACGGACATCATCTTCATAGAGACGTTGATCCACACAGTGGGGAACAGGGCCTTCAGTGGCAGCCCCAAGCTCACCAAGGTGGTCTTCCTCAATGCCCAGCTCCCCAGCCTGGGGCAGGATGCCTTTGGGGGGCTGCCAGAACTGGAGGACCTGGAGATCACGGGCACCACCTTTGCCAACCTCAGCACCGACATCTTCTGTAACCTGAGCTCCCTGGCCCAGCTCACCCTCAACTTCAACCAGCTGGGGGACCTGCCTGAGGGGCTCTTCTGCCACCTGGATGCCCTGCGCTCCCTCCAGCTGCAGGGCAACCTGCTCCAGACACTGCCCGCCCACATCTTCCAGTCGCTGCGGCACCTGCAGACCCTGAACCTGGCGCAGAACCTCCTGATCCGGCTCCCGGTGGAGCTGTTTCACTCGCTTGGCGGCTTGCACACCCTGCGGCTGAGTGACAACAGGCTCTCCAGCCTCCCTCTGGGCCTGTTTTCAGGCCTGGGGAGCCTGCGGGAGCTCTTCCTGGACAGCAACTCCCTGGCCGAGCTGCCTGAAGGTGTGTTCTCACAGCTTCCCCGTCTGGAGAAGCTGTGGCTGCAGCACAACGCCCTGCGCCAGCTGCCCCCCTCCAGCTTCTCCTCCCTACACAGCCTGGCCTTCCTGAACTTGCAGGGGAATGAGCTGAGGATGCTGCCTGCCAGTCTTTTTACCCAGACCCCAGGCCTGCTGGGCCTGTCTCTGTCCCACAACAAGCTGGAGACGGTCCCCGAGGGTGCCTTCGCCAACCTGTCCCAGCTGAGCTCCCTGACGCTCTCGCACAACGCCCTCACCCACCTCCCAGCCGGCGTCTTCCGAGACCTGCACGACTTGGTCAAGCTCTACCTGGGCAGCAACAACCTGACGGCGCTGCCCCTTAGCCTCTTCCAGAACCTGTCCAAGCTGGAGCTGCTCAGCCTCTCCAGGAACCTCCTGACCACACTCCCCGAGGGCATCTTCGACACCAACTACAACCTCTTCAACCTGGCCCTGCACGGCAACCCCTGGCAGTGTGACTGCCACCTGGCCTACCTCTTCCGGTGGCTGCAGCAGTTCAGCGAACAGCTCTTCAACTCCCAGACCTTCTGCGCGGGGCCCACCTACCTCCGCGGCCAGGTGCTGCCCGCCCTGCAGGAGGAGCTGCTGGTGTGCCCAGCCTCCCTGGGTGGCTTGGACCTCCGGGAGCTGGGGGTGGAGAAGGCAGCCCAGAGCCGGTGCACCTACAGCAACCCCGAGGGCACAGTGGTCCTGGCCTGTGACAGGGCCCGGTGTCGCTGGCTGAAGGTGCAGCTGTCCTCTAGGCGGGACTCAGGCTCCGGGGACCTGGAGTTCAATGCCACTCAGGAG
Above is a genomic segment from Erinaceus europaeus chromosome 9, mEriEur2.1, whole genome shotgun sequence containing:
- the CPN2 gene encoding carboxypeptidase N subunit 2 isoform X1, which translates into the protein MPPRTKAAQPHMDMLLGAWLFGACLLLLPRPTQLCPAGCDCFLREVFCTNETLATVPLDIPPRATDIIFIETLIHTVGNRAFSGSPKLTKVVFLNAQLPSLGQDAFGGLPELEDLEITGTTFANLSTDIFCNLSSLAQLTLNFNQLGDLPEGLFCHLDALRSLQLQGNLLQTLPAHIFQSLRHLQTLNLAQNLLIRLPVELFHSLGGLHTLRLSDNRLSSLPLGLFSGLGSLRELFLDSNSLAELPEGVFSQLPRLEKLWLQHNALRQLPPSSFSSLHSLAFLNLQGNELRMLPASLFTQTPGLLGLSLSHNKLETVPEGAFANLSQLSSLTLSHNALTHLPAGVFRDLHDLVKLYLGSNNLTALPLSLFQNLSKLELLSLSRNLLTTLPEGIFDTNYNLFNLALHGNPWQCDCHLAYLFRWLQQFSEQLFNSQTFCAGPTYLRGQVLPALQEELLVCPASLGGLDLRELGVEKAAQSRCTYSNPEGTVVLACDRARCRWLKVQLSSRRDSGSGDLEFNATQEWHLKSSCGSARVRVSIEMLLGQP
- the CPN2 gene encoding carboxypeptidase N subunit 2 isoform X2, yielding MLLGAWLFGACLLLLPRPTQLCPAGCDCFLREVFCTNETLATVPLDIPPRATDIIFIETLIHTVGNRAFSGSPKLTKVVFLNAQLPSLGQDAFGGLPELEDLEITGTTFANLSTDIFCNLSSLAQLTLNFNQLGDLPEGLFCHLDALRSLQLQGNLLQTLPAHIFQSLRHLQTLNLAQNLLIRLPVELFHSLGGLHTLRLSDNRLSSLPLGLFSGLGSLRELFLDSNSLAELPEGVFSQLPRLEKLWLQHNALRQLPPSSFSSLHSLAFLNLQGNELRMLPASLFTQTPGLLGLSLSHNKLETVPEGAFANLSQLSSLTLSHNALTHLPAGVFRDLHDLVKLYLGSNNLTALPLSLFQNLSKLELLSLSRNLLTTLPEGIFDTNYNLFNLALHGNPWQCDCHLAYLFRWLQQFSEQLFNSQTFCAGPTYLRGQVLPALQEELLVCPASLGGLDLRELGVEKAAQSRCTYSNPEGTVVLACDRARCRWLKVQLSSRRDSGSGDLEFNATQEWHLKSSCGSARVRVSIEMLLGQP